In Desulfofustis limnaeus, the genomic stretch TCGGGTTCGGCAAACGACAAGGTGTCACCGGGCAGGGCAACCAGTGGGCCGATCGCGGCCGCGTCGATGTCGATGTTCGTGTGCGCCTGCTCACCCTGGGGCAAGACCAGCACCGTGGCCACGCCTCCTTCGGGGAGAAAATTGCATATCGCCATCTTTTCGCTGATGGAGAGCCCGTCAATGGTCGAGCCGGTCAGCAACACCGCTCGCCCCCTGATCGCCGCCCCGTGATGGTGGATCAGATACATGGCCAGATCACGAGCCATGACCCGCGGGGAGAGCGTTCCCTGCACGGTTATCACCACGCTCTCGGGAACGCACAGTTCGTAAGAGCCGGTACCGATGACCGGAACCAGCCCCGCCGCCGATACGGAAAAGGCGATGGCGCCGAAGGCCCCGGCGGTGGCCACATGCCCGTCGGCTCCGACGATGATCATGCCCGGCCACAGCGACTCCTCCTCGGCCACCACCTGATGCAACACCCCTTCGCCGTTCTTGTAGAGCAGCACCTGATGCTGTTCGGCAAACCCGGCCAACTCCCGGTGAAACTCACGGTCCGCCGCAGTCGGCGCGGGAAAGGCGTGATCCAGGGTAAAGAGCAGGCGGGTGCAACCGGCGGGCCGGGTTCCGCTGACCCGCAGCTCCTTGAGGACGGCCGGCCCGGTGCCGTCATGGCCGAGAGCCAGATCAACCTTGATGGTGATCCGTTGCCCCGGATGCACCGTTTCGAGCCGGGCAGATTTTGCCAGTTGTCGATGGAAAAAGTCGCTCATGTCTTACTCGAATCGGAATCGTCTCTGTTTCAAGCTGCACGGTGCTCTACGCGAATCGGCTCGCCTTCTATTGGTGTTCATGGCCGCAGTAGTACCTTGACCGCGTCCGGGTCATTGTTGGCCGTCTCCATCGCCCGGTCGATCTGCTCCAGGGGATAGGTATGGGTGATCAGCGATTTGATGTCCACCTGGCCGAGCAGGACCGGGCGCAGGGCCTGGGGTACCCAGATCCGGCGCTGCAGCACCCCGTGGTGGACCAGCCCGGTGTTGACCACCTGCAGGGAATTGTTGTGCCAACGCGAAATGTTAATGGTCACGTCCTGGGTGATCCACGAATAGAAGACCAATGTGCCGTTGTGTTTGACCGCGTCGTTGCAGAGTTGGACGGCGGCACCGGTACCGGCCACCTCGACCACCACATCGGCACCATGGCCGCCGGTCAGATCCAGGATAGCGCTCAACGGGTCAGTCTCGGAGCTGTTGACTGCCTCATCGAGACCAAGCTGTTTGGCCAGCTTCAGCTTGCCCTCCACCACATCGACACCGATCACCCGGTGTGCCCCCTTTTTCTTGGCCACCTGGGCGATCACCTGCCCGGCAAACCCCATACCGATCACGGCCACCGTGTCACCCACCTGCACCTTGGACGACAGGCCGGAGAAAACGGCGCAGCCGATGGGTTCGCCAAGCGCCGCCAGATCGGGATCGAGCCCGTCCGGCACTGACTCCAGGTCGTCTTCGCCGGCCAGGAAATAATCACTGTAGGTCTCCACCCAGCCAAAGGCGATGACTCGATCGCCGGGCTGAAAAAGACGCACGTTGGCACCCACCTCAACCACGGTGCCGCCAGCCTCGTGACCGAAGAAGTAGGGATAGCCAAACGGGGTGCGCATCTCGGTATGCAGCCCGCCGGCCGGCGGGATGATGCCGTTGTAGAGGTTTTTGTCCTGGCCGCAGATGCCGCAGGCGTGGGTCTTGACCAGAATCTGGTCCGGGCCGGGAACGAGTTCCCGACGCCGCACTTCAATCGCCCTCACTCCGGTGAGGCAGGCACTGTTGACGATCATCTTTGCTTTTCTCCTCAGACCTTGATATGGCTTTTCCGCATGTCCTGAGCCCTATTTGACCTCCGGCCGCTGCATTTCACCGGCCAGGACGTTGGGCTTATGGCGAAACCGGCTGTACAGCGTCCACACCAGGGTCAGCAGGGCGACCGCCAGGATGGTGCCGGCAATCGGCCGGGACAAGAAGGCCATCAAGTCATAATCTTCCATACGCATGCCGCGCCGCAGGGATTCCTCGGCCAGCCCACCGAGCACCAGGGCGATGATCAGCGGAGCCACGGAGTAGTCGTACTTCTTCATCACGTAGCCGAGCAGACCGAAGGCGAACATGATCCACACATCGGACATGGAGTTGGCGATGCCGAAGGCGCCGACGGTGGCAAAGACGAAGATGCACGGCCCGAGGATCGAGTAACGGAGCTTGCGGAAGTTGGAGAACAGCTTGGCCACGATGATGCCGGAGAAGAACATGAAGACGTTGGCTACGTACATGGCCAGGAAGATCGAATACATCAGATCCGGCTGGTTGAGGAAGAGCATCGGGCCGGGCTGCAGACCATGCACCATGAACCCGCCGATGATGACCGCGGTGGTGGCGCTACCGGGGATGCCGAGCGTCAGCAGCGGCACCATGGCGCCACCGGTGGCCGCATTGTTGGCGGTCTCCGGGGCGGCGATGCCGTCCGGGATACCGGTACCGAATTTTTCCGGGTGCTTGGACCAGCGCACCGCTTCCGAATAGCCGATAAAAGACGCCGTCGTAGCGCCGACGCCGGGAAGAATACCGATCAGCGTGCCGAGCACGGCGGAGCGCAGCACGTTCCACTTGAGCTTGAGCATCTCGGCCAGGGACGGCATCTTGGTAGAGACCTTCACGTCCCCCTCGCCGCCGATCGAAGAGCCGCTCTCGGCGGTGAGCAGGATCTCACCGACGGCAAAGGCACCGATCAGGGCGACGATGAAGTTGACCCCGCCGATCAGCCCGCTCCAGCCGAAGGTAAACCGCTCCACACCGGACATGGGATCGATGCCGATGGTGGCGATGAGCAGGCCGATAAAGCCGATGAGGAAGGCCTTGGCCATCTTGTTGCCGCCCAGCGTGGCGATCAGGGTCAGGGCGGCAAACGCCAGAGCGAAGTACTCCGGCTCGGAGAAGGTGAGCGCCACCTCGGCCAGCAGCGGCGAGATCAGGTTCATCACCGCGACGCTGAACAGCCCGCCGATGGTGCTGCACATGATGGCGATGCCGAGTGCCTTGCCGGCCTTGCCGGCCTTGGCCATCGGATAACCGTCGAAACCGGTGACCGAGGCCTCGGGTGAGCCGGGCACGTTGAACAGGATGGCCGAGATCGAACCGCCGAACGTCCCACCACAGTAGACCGCAGAAAGCAGCAGCAAACCCGAGGTGGCGTCCATCGCATAGGTGAAGGGGATGAGCAGAGCGGTGCCCATCGTCGAGTTGAGCCCGGGAATGGCCCCGAGCATGACCCCCATCATGACCCCGGCGAAGATGAAGAGCAGGGCCATCGGGTCGAACACATTTCCAAACGCTGTCATCCAGATTTCCATGGTAGTCGCTCCTTAGACCGATCAATACAGCAGGTGGCTGATGGACAGAAAGATCCCCACGCCGCGCGGCAAGGGAACGTACATGGCCTTGGTGAAAATGAGGACGATGCCGATGGTCAGCACGAACGGAATGGTGAAGATCCACACCTTGCTTCGCTCACCGAGCAGATACATGAAGGCGATCATCATGAACGGCGTCAGTACCAGGAATCCCACGAAGGGCAGCAACACCAGATAGCCGGTGATCAGGGACACGGCGGCGATGAACCGAACCTTCTCGGCGGTGAAGGTGATTTTCTGCACCGCTGGAATCGTTCCCTGCAAGACCCCTTTGATCGAGAAAAAGGCCACCATGACGCTGAAGACCATGATCGAGACCAGCACGAACTTGGGCCAGTAGGCGGGACCGAGTTGCCCGTAAACGTCACCGGAATCGAGCGCCTTGATCTCGACATAGAGATACAGCGCCGCACAGAACACGATAGCGCTGATGATCACATCTGCTTTCAACAATGATCTGAACACAGACCGCTCCTTTCTCATGAGATGGACAGAAGCCGCCGCCGGCCACAAGACCGACCACGAACCGGCGGCGCATAGTGCGATAAACCGTTCCGAACCTGATCGGGGCGGAGCAGATGCTCCGCCCGTTGGTGTGGCAGTTACTTCACATAGCCGAGTTGGGTCAGGACGTCCTTGGTGGCCTGATATTCGTCATCCCAGTACTTACCGAATTCAACCGGGCCTTTCCAGCCGGGCCGTTGATCGAGCAGGGAGGTGGCCTGGTACTCGACGAACATCGGGTCCTGGGCGGCTTGCTCGAGCACACCGGCCAGATAATCGATGATCGGCTGCGGGGTGCCCTTCTTGACCGCCAGACCACGCCAGCGGCCGGTGGTGATGTTGATACCCAGTTCCACCGAGCAGGGGACATCGGGGAATTTATCCAAACGCTTGTCGTTGAAGACGATGATCGGCTTCAGTTTGCCAGCCTCGATCAGCGACAGGATGACGCCCGGCTCCTCATGGAGCACGTCGAGGTGTCCGCCGAGGACGGCCGCATGGGTCTGCGGGGCCTTGTCGAACGGTACGTATTTGATGTCGATGCCGGCTTCCTTGGCAAAACGCATGATGATGATCTCATCCGGGCTGGTCGGGGTGGTGCCGGTGAACTGCAGTTTTCCCGGATTGGCCTTGGCATACTCGATCAGTTCCTGGACGGTCTGGAAATTCTTGTTCTCCGGGTTGATGTAGAAAATGCTGATATCCTGCTGGACCTGGACCAGCGGTGCAAATTCCTCACTGAAATTCTCCCGGCCGAGAGCGGTGTTGATCAACTGCTCGGGGCTGAAGTTGTAGATGGTGTACCCGTCGGCAGGTTGTCCCAAGACGTATTTCGAGGCCTTGACGCCGGCCCCGCCGGTCATATTGGTTACGTTAATGGTGGTACCGAGAAGCTTGGCAGCGGGCGTCATCAGGTTGCGCACGAAGATATCGCTGCCACCACCGGCGCCGTACTGGACGACAACTTCAATGGGCCGCTCCGGATATCCGTCGGGGCCGTCTCCGGCCTGCACGGTAAAGGCAAAAAGGAACGAGAGAACCGCCAAAACGGAAAACCGCACAGATTTTTTCATACTCAGCATACACTCACCTCATTAACTATCGAGTTAACGTCTTGCCAAAGCGAACCGCAGCCCACCCGGCCTTCTTGTCTGCACCTGCAGACATGGATCATCCTGGTAACGCGTGCATCTCCTTTGCTTTTCGTGGTTGAATCATCTCGTCCCCGGCTCGCTCGGCGGCCGAGAAGAGACCTGCCGTGGCAGGTGCGAAACACCGACACGTCCATCCCCTTACCTCTAGCAAAAGATGGGCCAGATCGACCTGTTGGCAGGGATTTCTTACGATGGTGAGGATCAGTTTGTTATAGCGAGGAAAAAATGATGAGTGCTACCCTTTGAGCGGTCACCGACAGAGCAGAACAGGATCGCCTGGTCGGTTTCTGCCGTTTCACGTTCGAAACATGTTTCATAACGTTTCATTTTTGAAACAAGAGGGTGATTCAGGGGCCCGGCCTTCGCTGACCTCGTATCGGAGCCGGTTCTTCGAGCTGCTGCAGTTTCCGCCAGAGCGTGGTCCTGCTGATGCCGAGCCGTCGAGCCGCCTCGCTCTTGCTGCCCCGACACTCGCGCAGCACCTGGTGGATCAGCTGCCCCTCAAACGCATTCATCCCCTGATCCAAGGAGCCGTCTCCTGCCGGCAGTCGAGTATGGTGACCATCCGGGGGCGTGTTTACCGAATGGACGGCATCGGGCGAAGCATCGCCGGCAGCGCTTGCCCCCCCGCTAAAATCCTGGATCTGCAGCGCCTTACGGACCTCCCTGGTATGAATGAGGCCGCCCGGCGTCAGCACCGACAAGCGCTCCATGGCGTTGCGCAACTGCCGGATATTACCCGGCCAATCATACCCGATCAGCACCTCCTGGGCCCCCGGCGAGAAAAAACCCGGCGGCTTATGCTGCACGGCTAAAAATTCCTGAAGAAAATGATCGGCGATGGCAAGGATATCGTCACGCCGCTGGCTCAACGTCGGGATCGGCAAAGACAGGACGTTGAGCCGGTAGTACAGGTCTTCCCGGAAACGGCCGGCGGCCACCAGTTCCCGGAGATTTCGGTGGGTAGCGGCGATCAGTCGGACATTGATGGGCAGGATGCGGCTGTCGCCCAGCCGCATCACTTCGCGCTGCTCGATGGCCCGAAGAAATCGGGACTGCAACATGGGCGGCATCTCGCCGACCTCGTCGAGCAACAGGGTGCCGCCATGGGCCATTTCAAACACCCCCGCTTTGCCACCCTTGCGCGCCCCGGTAAAGGCGCCTTCCACATAGCCGAACAATTCGCTCTCCAGGATGGATTCGGGCAGAGCGGCGCAGTTGATCGCCACGAACGGTTCATTGTGCCGTCGGCTGGCGTTGTGGATGGCCTGGGCGAAGATCTCCTTGCCGGTGCCGGTACGGCCGTAGATGAGCACCGTCGAATCGATGGCGGCGTATTCCATGGCCAGTCCCACCGCCTCCACCAGGGCCGGGCTGGTACCGATGATATCGGCAAAACGATGGCGGGCGACCAGTCCTTTGTCGGAGAGCTTGCGCCGCACCTTGCTTTCGATTTTCTGCAGCGAATCGAGGCGCTGGAAGGTGGTCACCACACCTTCTATCTTGCGGTCGACGATGATCGGAATGCGGTTGCCGACCACCTTGACCGAGCCGATCTCAAATACCGCCCCCAATTCCGGCCGCCCCGACTTGAGCAGCAGATGGCAGCCGG encodes the following:
- a CDS encoding sigma 54-interacting transcriptional regulator, which translates into the protein MADILFICPYPELAEIGLKVIGADEDVDIRVTRMDDAVEQVQTAERQGYQVIVSRGLTASKIKESGIELPVVDIRIGGYDILRAYKEAKKIGSRVGIVDVEDVIVGLSSLEKIIEDKLIKYTCQNDLDDIAHGIGLLRQRGADVVIGKIAMAREARAQGLDAVVITSGFEAVRTALLEARRVNQVRKQEKRKAEQLKAIFNFTYDGIIALDREGRITVFNRVAQELSGWTAEQAINRDVTEVIPDAGCHLLLKSGRPELGAVFEIGSVKVVGNRIPIIVDRKIEGVVTTFQRLDSLQKIESKVRRKLSDKGLVARHRFADIIGTSPALVEAVGLAMEYAAIDSTVLIYGRTGTGKEIFAQAIHNASRRHNEPFVAINCAALPESILESELFGYVEGAFTGARKGGKAGVFEMAHGGTLLLDEVGEMPPMLQSRFLRAIEQREVMRLGDSRILPINVRLIAATHRNLRELVAAGRFREDLYYRLNVLSLPIPTLSQRRDDILAIADHFLQEFLAVQHKPPGFFSPGAQEVLIGYDWPGNIRQLRNAMERLSVLTPGGLIHTREVRKALQIQDFSGGASAAGDASPDAVHSVNTPPDGHHTRLPAGDGSLDQGMNAFEGQLIHQVLRECRGSKSEAARRLGISRTTLWRKLQQLEEPAPIRGQRRPGP
- a CDS encoding tripartite tricarboxylate transporter TctB family protein, which codes for MFRSLLKADVIISAIVFCAALYLYVEIKALDSGDVYGQLGPAYWPKFVLVSIMVFSVMVAFFSIKGVLQGTIPAVQKITFTAEKVRFIAAVSLITGYLVLLPFVGFLVLTPFMMIAFMYLLGERSKVWIFTIPFVLTIGIVLIFTKAMYVPLPRGVGIFLSISHLLY
- a CDS encoding tripartite tricarboxylate transporter permease, with the protein product MEIWMTAFGNVFDPMALLFIFAGVMMGVMLGAIPGLNSTMGTALLIPFTYAMDATSGLLLLSAVYCGGTFGGSISAILFNVPGSPEASVTGFDGYPMAKAGKAGKALGIAIMCSTIGGLFSVAVMNLISPLLAEVALTFSEPEYFALAFAALTLIATLGGNKMAKAFLIGFIGLLIATIGIDPMSGVERFTFGWSGLIGGVNFIVALIGAFAVGEILLTAESGSSIGGEGDVKVSTKMPSLAEMLKLKWNVLRSAVLGTLIGILPGVGATTASFIGYSEAVRWSKHPEKFGTGIPDGIAAPETANNAATGGAMVPLLTLGIPGSATTAVIIGGFMVHGLQPGPMLFLNQPDLMYSIFLAMYVANVFMFFSGIIVAKLFSNFRKLRYSILGPCIFVFATVGAFGIANSMSDVWIMFAFGLLGYVMKKYDYSVAPLIIALVLGGLAEESLRRGMRMEDYDLMAFLSRPIAGTILAVALLTLVWTLYSRFRHKPNVLAGEMQRPEVK
- a CDS encoding zinc-dependent alcohol dehydrogenase, whose product is MIVNSACLTGVRAIEVRRRELVPGPDQILVKTHACGICGQDKNLYNGIIPPAGGLHTEMRTPFGYPYFFGHEAGGTVVEVGANVRLFQPGDRVIAFGWVETYSDYFLAGEDDLESVPDGLDPDLAALGEPIGCAVFSGLSSKVQVGDTVAVIGMGFAGQVIAQVAKKKGAHRVIGVDVVEGKLKLAKQLGLDEAVNSSETDPLSAILDLTGGHGADVVVEVAGTGAAVQLCNDAVKHNGTLVFYSWITQDVTINISRWHNNSLQVVNTGLVHHGVLQRRIWVPQALRPVLLGQVDIKSLITHTYPLEQIDRAMETANNDPDAVKVLLRP
- a CDS encoding tripartite tricarboxylate transporter substrate binding protein, with the protein product MKKSVRFSVLAVLSFLFAFTVQAGDGPDGYPERPIEVVVQYGAGGGSDIFVRNLMTPAAKLLGTTINVTNMTGGAGVKASKYVLGQPADGYTIYNFSPEQLINTALGRENFSEEFAPLVQVQQDISIFYINPENKNFQTVQELIEYAKANPGKLQFTGTTPTSPDEIIIMRFAKEAGIDIKYVPFDKAPQTHAAVLGGHLDVLHEEPGVILSLIEAGKLKPIIVFNDKRLDKFPDVPCSVELGINITTGRWRGLAVKKGTPQPIIDYLAGVLEQAAQDPMFVEYQATSLLDQRPGWKGPVEFGKYWDDEYQATKDVLTQLGYVK
- a CDS encoding aconitase family protein, with the protein product MSDFFHRQLAKSARLETVHPGQRITIKVDLALGHDGTGPAVLKELRVSGTRPAGCTRLLFTLDHAFPAPTAADREFHRELAGFAEQHQVLLYKNGEGVLHQVVAEEESLWPGMIIVGADGHVATAGAFGAIAFSVSAAGLVPVIGTGSYELCVPESVVITVQGTLSPRVMARDLAMYLIHHHGAAIRGRAVLLTGSTIDGLSISEKMAICNFLPEGGVATVLVLPQGEQAHTNIDIDAAAIGPLVALPGDTLSFAEPERLTEETIDVAMIGSCSSGRLEDFKAAADILARNGVHQRVTCLITPASRNVLEAMESLKLTVALRNAGAIILPPGCGPCPGRHFGVLGCGDTAITTTIRANPGRIGSPAARIFLASPLTVAWSAVTGRITAPNHG